A region of the Dyadobacter sp. CECT 9275 genome:
TCCTGAGAGCCGAACAAAACCGGTCGGGAAGCCATATAACCGGGACCTGGATCCTGCAGGGAACCGAAAAAGCACACGAGGAGTTAACCAAACGGTTACTTAACGATTCAGAGATTCTGGAATTTGATTTTTAACCTTTGAATCAATTCAATGAAAACTGTCCGAACGGCAACTTCATTTGCCTGTAATGCGTTATAAATTTGTTGCAAAATGCTTTTGAAATAAACAATGCGCAGAATCAGTATTTTGTATAACCCATTACAAGTTTATTTACAAAAGGGAAATATCACTTTTGTAAATTAAAAGTAAAACCCACTATGTCTAGTACTATTCCGAAGCTGCTATGGGAGCTTATTGAAAAAAATACAACACCGCAGGAAGCGGACTGGCTGAAAGAAAAGGGGTCCGCCGGAGCCATGGAACTAATGACCGCCTTTGTTGCCGCACCACGGTTTCTAGCCAAAAAATCAATTTATACGGACCTATCCGACCACTCGGAAATACCCGGATTCAGCGTGCACTGCTGGACGCTGGTGCGACTTGCACGTGTGTGGCTGCTGACCCAACTGGATGACTCGGATCAGAACGCATATATCCACAACATAGAAACGCTCTTTGATACCGCTGAAATGAATGAACTGGTGGCCTTGTATTCAGCGCTGCCGGTACTATCTTTTCCAGAAAAATGGCTTTTCAGAGCAACAGATGCCGTACGCTCCAATATGGGACTGGTTTTCGATGCTATTGCGCTTCATAACCCCTACCCCGAGAAGTACTTTACTGAACTTGCATGGAACCAGCTGGTACTCAAAACGATCTTCAATGACAAGCCTATCCACTACATCGTTGGATTAAAAAACAGGGAAAATCCTGCGCTGGCCTATACGCTGTCGGACTTTGCTCATGAACGCTGGGCAGCGGGACGATCCGTTGCACCAGAAGTATGGAGGTTGGTAAGCAGCTATATGAACGAAGACCTGGTATCCGATATGCGCCGACTGTTTCAGTCGGATCAACCGTCCAATCAGAAAGCCGCTGCACTGGCATGCCATGAATCCGGATATGTTTCTGCTTTGCATCTGCTGGCAGAATACCCCGAATTTGAACAATTAATAGCGTCCGGAGAATTAACCTGGGCCAATCTAGAAATCACTGACCTGAATACCTATGTGCCTCAACCATAACGAAAACTCCCCAAACCCATCGCATTTTGAGGAAAGTGAAGAAATTGCAACTGTAGAAAACCCTGATCACCGCGACATCGCCTGGAATGATTACCGCGATCTGATCAAAGGAATGCGTTTTTTTGATCCGCATATTCACATGGTTTCCCGCACAACCGACGATTATCAGGCAATGCACCAGGCAGGTATAGTAGCACTGATAGAACCTGCTTTCTGGGTTGGACAACCCCGGACAGGCCTGTCCAGTTTCAAGGACTATTACAGTAGCCTTGTGGGCTGGGAAAGGTTCCGTTCTTCACAATTCGGTATCAAACATTATTGCACCATGGGTTTAAATTCCCGTGAAGCAAACAATGAGCCGCTGGCAGAGCAGGTAATGGAAATTTTGCCGCTGTACATTTATAAAGAAGGTGTGGTAGGCGTAGGTGAAATTGGCTTCGACGACCAGACCGCTGCCGAAGAAAAATACTATCGCCTTCAGCTGGAACTCGCAAAAAAAGCCAATCTTCCGGTGCAGATCCATACACCTCACCGCGACAAAAAGAAAGGGACTGAACGGAGCATGGCCATAGCGCTGGAACACGGCATTGACCCTTCCTGGGTGATTGTGGACCACAATAATGAAGAAACGGTCAAAAGCGTGCTTGACAAAGGCTTTTGGGCTGCTTTTACAATTTATCCATTTACCAAAATGGGGAATGAAAGAATGGTAAAAGTGGTTGAAGCCTATGGCCCGGAAAGGATTATGGTTAACTCCGCGGCAGACTGGGGCATTTCCGATCCCCTGGCGATCCCTAAAACGGCTGCGTTAATGAAAATGAGAGGTATCCCGGAGGAGGCCATTAAAATGGTAACTTTTCAGAATGCAATTGATGCTTTCGGAAAAAGCGGACAGATAGATGTAACGGATTTTGAATCGGGTGTGGCAAGTGACCCCGCCGACAAATTTCATGGAAATTCCATTTTACGTGGCGGACAGCAACTGAATCCCGCCAAAGATTCCCTCGTCATTCAATAACGTGAGCAGTATCAAACCCTATTTACAGCTGACCCGCCCGGCCAATCTCGTCACTGCTGTGGCAGATATCCTGGCGGGTCTGGCTATAGCACAGTTTACATTTTCCGACTTCTCTCCTGCCTGCCTGGTACTCGCTACCCTCGGTTTATATGGAGGAGGCGTGGTCATGAACGATGTTTTCGATGCCAAACTGGATGCAATAGAGCGGCCCGAACGTGCCATTCCCTCGGGAAAGGTATCCTTGCAAGCTGCCACGTTCCTGGGTATTACCCTTTTGTTTGCAGGAGTATTGTTTGCCGCACTTTTTAGTTTTGAAAGCGGCGTCATTGCCATGATCATCGCCGTGCTTACCGTTGTATACAACCGTTTTGCCAAGCATCATGTATTTT
Encoded here:
- a CDS encoding TatD family hydrolase, producing MCLNHNENSPNPSHFEESEEIATVENPDHRDIAWNDYRDLIKGMRFFDPHIHMVSRTTDDYQAMHQAGIVALIEPAFWVGQPRTGLSSFKDYYSSLVGWERFRSSQFGIKHYCTMGLNSREANNEPLAEQVMEILPLYIYKEGVVGVGEIGFDDQTAAEEKYYRLQLELAKKANLPVQIHTPHRDKKKGTERSMAIALEHGIDPSWVIVDHNNEETVKSVLDKGFWAAFTIYPFTKMGNERMVKVVEAYGPERIMVNSAADWGISDPLAIPKTAALMKMRGIPEEAIKMVTFQNAIDAFGKSGQIDVTDFESGVASDPADKFHGNSILRGGQQLNPAKDSLVIQ
- a CDS encoding EboA domain-containing protein — translated: MSSTIPKLLWELIEKNTTPQEADWLKEKGSAGAMELMTAFVAAPRFLAKKSIYTDLSDHSEIPGFSVHCWTLVRLARVWLLTQLDDSDQNAYIHNIETLFDTAEMNELVALYSALPVLSFPEKWLFRATDAVRSNMGLVFDAIALHNPYPEKYFTELAWNQLVLKTIFNDKPIHYIVGLKNRENPALAYTLSDFAHERWAAGRSVAPEVWRLVSSYMNEDLVSDMRRLFQSDQPSNQKAAALACHESGYVSALHLLAEYPEFEQLIASGELTWANLEITDLNTYVPQP